The region CCTTTTTTCGTTTTGGAAAACGTTATGTTGATAACTACCGACAATGACAATTTGAAAGTGAATGCATGTTGGTATATGTTTTACAGAACACTTTAAAAGAAACtaagaaaaaaatctcactCTGGTTCATTGAAACTACACTAAGATCAAGAAATGTCTCACACTATTGCTTTGTCCTGTACTTGGAAATTACTTATAAGATGATGGTGTTTTACAATGTaagacatttaaattaaaataataataaacaactTTTGGTTCTCAGGCAACTTCATATATCCAATAAAAAATCAATCTTAAGCATCTCTGAattatcttttctctcttttgcagTTGGTTCAAGCTGGTGGACAAAAGTGGAAAAGAGGACAAGGCGCGTGGGGAGGTGCTGCTGGATATAATCTTTATGAGAAACAACATGTCAGCTAGTATGTTTGACCTTTCTATGCAGGACAAACCGCGTTCCCGCATCTCCAAGCTGAAGGACAAAGTCCGGGGGAAGAAAAAAGATGGCTTCTCGGACTCTGCTTCAGCTATAGTTCCTTCTGTCAGCCAAGTTCTCACTGATAGTGAGGGAGAGCCTGATGCACAGTCACTCAATCAGATTCCAggaacaaagaagaaatcaaagcTCAAAACACTGTTTGCTCCCAAATCAAACTTGCAGCGTAATGTCTCTCAATCCATGTCTACACTGGGGACCCTTCCTGAGAAGAATTCATCTCTCAGTGGCAGCCGCTCGTCTGGTCTCAATGTGGACTCTCCTGAAGGTAACCTTACCCCTCTATACTCCATGTGCATTGTATGTTTAcagttctgtgtttctttgcGGTACAGTGAAAGTTAAATAATGGTGTTTTGCGTGTCAACAATGACATCATGCTTCATTGTCACTTCTGCCTCAggaaaaaagaaattcaaattcCTGGGACATAAGCGGTCAGGCAGCTCTGACAGCAAGGTGTCCCAGGGTCCTTTCTCCCTGCTGGGTCGCAACAAGCAAAGCAACAGTGACCTGAACAACCTGTGCATCAACGGCAGCCatgtttacactgaagaggagtcCAAAAGTGGATCTACCCTCAGTCTGAACAGCTCTGGTCAAGGATCTGCAGAGGACGTCCGCAATCACACCTCTGAATTCTCTGTAGATGCCTTAAGGAGTGCTCCTGTTCCCTCCATACTGATAGAGTCCACAGATAAGTCAATGCTGGAGCAAAGGCGCCAtctagaggaggaggagagaagacagGCAGAAGAAAGGCGCATAGCAGAGGCCAAGAggctggaggaagaggagaaatacaaagCAGCAGCCAAAAGAGttaaggaggaagaggagcacagACTACAGGAGgtacaggagagaaagagacgcttCCTTGAGGATGAAGCCAAGAGGAAGAAACAGGAGCAAGAGGAAGAACTCAGGATGAGggaagcagcagaaaaacagaagcTTGAGGAGGAGCGTCGCAAAGCAGATGAGCAGAAACGACAGGAGGAGGCCTCCATGAGCGACAGACTGTCCTCTCTGTTTGGAATCAtcaaaaagaaggaagagaagaaagaagaagtcCCTCAGCTTGTTAAAGAGGAGCTGCCTTCAGTCCCTAATGCATACACTAATCATCCACTCTCCAACAACTCCACCAACCCATTTCAGGACATCTCCCTCAGCTCAGATCCCCAAGTCGGCATCAATGAAAGCCCAGCTGATCATctgaaatcaaacagcaaccCACAACCCCCCTCTGCCATGGTCTTCCACAACCGCAAtgctaaagtgtctgcagtcAAACCCAGGTAGGCTTCCTCATCTTTAATCTGAACATTTGAACCTTTCCTCCACATGTATCTTATGTAATTGTGTTAAAGTTATGTAAGTGTTCTGCTTTTACTCAACTTTACTCAAACAATTATTGGACTTCCTGGACTGCAATTTAAATAGTGCCTTCAATAGGCCTGCAGTGTAAAGAGCACATACTGTCTACATTGAATACATCCTAGAACAGACCGAACACTAACTTCAGAGAaaagagttgtttttgttgttgttggtttttcacCTTATGCAAGAGACGCATAAccacaaaaaatgtaatttaaagacaaacacatgtttCCTATTATGATGTATCATCCTACACCACGTCTGCCAAACCTGATGAATTGGTGAATTTCACAACTTTCTCTCCGGTTTCTGTTCACATTGGCTCAAACATGGTACTGTCTTGAATTGAACCCCAGGGTTGACAGGCCAGTTTGACCAGTTTTGTCCCTGTGCGGATGGGAATCTGGGTGTGGCTTGTGGGGATGTTGTGGAACAGGTCGTTGGCTGAGCAGAGCTCAAAAGGAGTAACTGCGCCACAGTTTTACTTTCTTCAAGGACGTCTTAGGTGATTGGATTTCgttcttgtatttatttacagttgtTTTGGACTGGATACTTATATATTTGCTTCACAATGGTAAGGGGCTTGTGCTTGCAGTTTTTATTGATGTCACAGTAGTCATTGACTTCTATAATGTTGTGATAGATAGCAGATAGTCGTCTAGGTATTTAAAAGGAGTTTTTACAAATTGATGTTGTTGTGCATAGAATAATCGATGTATGATTATGTTAAAGCAGGAATGTCACATTGTCCGCTTCTTATACTTTTGAGTCAAATGTGGGTAGTTCACGCTAAAAATAGAATCAGCTACTGCAAAACGTGAAGACAGAAAGCCTCTTCTGTAAGTTGGCTTATTACATTGAACTGTGGCAGCCGTATGGAGTGCAGATTTGTGAAAGTAATGAGCAGTTGGGGGAACAATTAAAGTATGTAAAGGCTTGTTATGTATTTCAAAGTTTTTGTTGATTCAAGCTAAAATGGTGATGGGTTGTACCTTGATAGAAATGACCTCAGGTGATGGTCAGACTGACCTATAGGCCTTTGTTTTCACTCTTTGGCAGATCCCCTCAGTCTCTGGAGTCTGAACCTACTGACTCCCAATTCCCCAGTCAACCAAGTCCTTCCCCAGCCACCTCCGAGCCCACTCTCTCTAGTGTCCCGTCTGATTCCCCTGACACTGTCTTCAACCTAGACTCATCATTCAACTCCCCAAACTTAAGTGAAAGCCTGTCAGGTTCCCCCTGTGGCAGCACAGAGGATTGGTCCTCTGTGGGATCTTCACCCACCATGGCAGACAAGAAGAAAAGGGCCCCCCTGCCACCCTCACATGGCACCCAAACTGGAGGAAATCGCTTACCCATCAGAGAGCTCAAGAATCCTGCATATGTAGATGTAGATGGACTGCCACAAGGCAACAAGCTGACTCTACCACTTCCTGATTATGAAACCCTTTTTCCTCAGAAGAGACACGGAGTGCAAGGCACCACACAATGGGACCACTTAATTGCAGAGGTCAgccagaaaaacagagaacCCTTACCTGAGTTAGTTGGCCCAGAAATGAGCGTGGATGGCCCACAGGAGCCTGAATTCAATCGAAggtcttcacacacacaagagagtCCTGCTATGATTCTTTATCAGGCACATGAAACAAAACCTGTGTCTTCAAAAAAAGGAGCGGCCCCAGCCCCCCCTAAGTCAGTGGCACTTGCACCCCCTCGATCCGTCACAGATTCCAGTCAGAGACAGACCCAGAATACTTCTCACCAACCTCTCATGAAGCCTAATCAGTCTCCAGTACCACTATCTGTAAACATTGATGTTTCAAGCAGAGAAAGTCTTTCATCAATGCCCAGGGATGGAGCAAGGAAGGTGCTGTCCCCATCACCTGCAGCACTGAGTTCAACCAGACCAACCAGTCAAATAGTCTCGGACAGAACACCACAAGATGATCAAAGACAAACCAAAGCCAGTGTGAGCAAAGAGCCACCCACAGCCAAACCCAGACAGAGAGCTAATGACAAAGAGACAGTGAGGCCAGAGGATTCTGCTGTGACTCCAGTAGTCCCTGACAAAAATCTGAGCAGTAATATTGAGACTAGCCTAAATATGGGCAGGATGGACAGAAAGAGCGGTCCGACAAAGGAGAACTTTGCAGAGTTCGACCCATTCCCCACTACTGAGCTTTTCTCCAAAGACCCATGGGCACAGCCAAAGCAGAGCAAAGAAGTTGATCTTTTTGCTGGTGGTGTTAAAAAAGACCCAAAACTTGAAGATCGtggaataacagcagaggatcttgataacatttttagaaaaGAGAAACCAACAGATCAGTTTGCTGGTTTTAATGGCAGCGATTCAAATAGACACAGTGAGAACACAGAAAAAGACGATCCTGGTTTCCTGAGAAGGAATTCCAGCAGGCGAAAACAGACTCCTAGTCCCCTATCTTACTTTGATAATAAGACTTCCAAATCTGTACAAGAACCCGCGAAAATAGATAACACGTCTACAGCAACAGCTAATGGAGGCCTCTCCACAAAAGATGAGTCCGTCACACCGAAGCTTGAAGCTGATGTGAAACCGCCAAGCTCCCGTTACAGAGGAGGGGATGCATTCGGAGCTGATCCTTTTACTCTAGCCTCCTCACAGCCCCTCTCTGTTGTTACAGAGGAACCAGCGTCTCAGGCAGGAGGGGTGTCTCGGGGAAAGGCACCAGTGAAAGCGTGGGTCTCACCCTCTGAGGTTCAGTCTGTCAATGCCCAGAATAGCAATGGAGGTGGGCTAGCCTTATCTGCACGCAGGTGAGATTGAACAGGCTGCTTACAAAGTGTACATTGGTGGAAAAAGgtttgctctctgtgttgtataGGGAGGCAGATGTTGGTGTTGGTACTAACCCTGGGTGTGACTACTTGGAAAACTTGATGACATGATGATTTCTTGGGCTCCTGTTGAGTTTAATTCTAAACATTACGCTTTGATGACGGTGGGATGATTTGGAAGATTTGCGCAACACaacaggacatttttttttctcctgctttttatatatgtttttttttttttattactctgTTGGGTTTCTATGCATATTTTTGTTGAGGCAGTAGGCACTTTGAGGCACTTTATCATAATGCACACTCTTTCTTACAGACCTCATCCTGTGAAGCCCATGAGCTCAGCTGAGAAGAATGCCTTCAGCAGCTCCACTGTCAAAGAGATAAAGGACAGCACACCAGGGACAATTCAGGTAATATGATGTTGACATGAATGATATGCTGAGAtctaaaaacatctaaaaattGTTATACatgccagaagaaaaaaacgagCAAAAAACTAAGTAAAGGGAATAAACAGGAGTTGGGATGGAGATATAATAAACCTTAATTTGCAGTGACTTTGCAgttgttgctgcagctgtgttgaTTTTAACTTAGTCACATTTTTATAATAAAGTTAACTCAGAGTCTGTGAAATAAGACAATTGGCTGATGGCAGCCTTGTTCATGATTGTGATATATGAAGCAGACACTGCCTCTTTAATGTGAACGTGCTTGTAGAAACACTGGGCTAACATTCCAGGATGACAACCAGCTTCATGTGATCGTTTAACATGATCTCTTATGTTAGGGTTAGTGAGGCCAGATAACAGAAAGATACCCTGGGTATGTTGAACTTGCTTTGTTAAATTGGCCCCTGGTTATTATATTTTCCTGCAGGAGGGATTCTGAGCTAggtaacaacaaaaaacattttagtattCTTCCAAATAAACTGCTTTTccttatttaaaataaaccatTTTGAGATGACTGTTTAACAGTGTCAGTAACAACTGCCAGCTACAAAGCAAAGGAATTGTCTTATTTGAAATCTTATTTCAggtgacttaaaaaaaatattatttgaaatataaatatttgaaaaaaaaaatgatttttttttctaaaggtaAAGTTGTTATATTTTCCACTCAGCAGATCAAGTTTAGAAGAGGTCCACAGGCTGTGTTTAAAAGATTGAAATACTAGGGATCAGGCCATAGGTTTAAATGGTTTTTTGTCAGATGGCAAACTCAACCCTGTATCTTTTTATTTCGGCCTCTGAGTTTTTGTCTGAAGGAACAAACCTAGAGCCCCTAACAGCTGGATATGTACTGACCTAATTCAACCTGTGTGTTGTAATTATATGACATAATGCTGTATAATACATACACTCTATTCACAGGTGGGAGACGCTGTACAAAGCGGACCTTACACCCAGCTGACACAGGAGGAGTTGATCACACTGGTGGTGAAGCAGCAGACCGACCTGTCCAGAAAGGACGCTAAGATCGTCGAGCTGGAGGAGTACATAGACAACCTGCTGGTCCGTGTCATAGACGAGAAACCCACAATCCTGCAGTCTCTCAATGCaaagccagtgtaaggagagtCCAACTTCAGCAgccagttgtgtttgtgtgagatggTACTGGTGTCACTGTATGCTGAGAGAGCAGACCTCCTTGAAGGTCTTAGAGctaatgcacttttttttttgccttagaGTCAATTTGGTTTGAGAATGCTGGAAAATCATCTCTGAAGAAATGCATAACTTAATAACaagcaaataaaaatctttataTAATTGAATGTATTTGTTTGGACACTAAGGTACTGGACTTTTTGCTCTCTTAATATTTTACATGAAATGATATTCAACATCTTGATTAATCTTGATATCATTTcttgtttagctttatttaataaagtaataatgCATGTAAAAcacttgatttttaaaaactattatcTGGCCTTTATTTGACTCTTTTCACTGTAActtatttctgtgtttaaaatgacCCTATACTTTATCAACCATTCTGAATTCATGCATCACTTACCAGTGCTAAGAATGTAACATCACTCATGTATTTTGTTTCAGTCATTGAATGAATTTACTTGCACAGCTTTTCTGCAGACCCTAACTTACAGTTATGAGCTCTCCAGCTGAGGGCAACTGAGATTGTCTATACTTTATAATAAGTTCACATCgagtcttcctcctccttttaagtcttttgtatttctttatttttatttttctcatgtaTTTTAAGGCCTATTAGCTGGCATGTATTAGTTTAATGAGAAATTACCAATATTTCTCCATTTTACTCACCACAGTTGAATGTCAGCTGGTCATCCAGTCCTTCAAACTAATATATAGTGCCTATTATTGCATTAAAAGGTATTCTTTAGTAAAACAGCAATAGATAAAAGCAAGCAGCTACTTTGTACTGTACATATTTTGATGAATGCAGTAGCTATAGTGTCTTCCATGAGGTAGCCTGTGCACATACTTTGAAACGATATGCAAGTAATAATAGAGAATCGTACTCTTTTAATAATAATGTGAGATGGTTCAATCCCTGTGatttttgtgttgtatttattaaatgaaaCCAAGAGATAATCAAGAATTAGTAATCAGAAAATGATAATGACTGTGTCAGTCATACACAACCAGCCGTGTCTTTGTATTTGAACTACACTAAGAAATGGACCCTAACCtatgcctttttttaaagcaatattCATCTCCAGAATGTACATACCTGTGCCTTCCAAATCTTTTTCATGACTTTTCTGTATATTTTGCTGAATGTAAACTTGTTGTTGGCTACCTCTCTTCTTTCACTGGAGTGAGCGCTCACAGAATGTGCAGGCTGGTGTAATGTGTGGTTGTCTGACATGAAACTACAGTTTGTGTAAAACTCCAGAGAGAAGTGATTCAGAggaaaaagttgttttatttgaaataaagacaCTAATCGTTTTACCAGTTGTTTGTGTCAGTAATTACTTTTGGGCTGATTTTATCTACATATTCAAACACATATTACTAATATGAGTAATTCAAATATTATTAGAattatttttatagttttatacatggtaaaaaaaagctCTATATTGTTTCCATAGCCTGTATCCAGATGTTCAGTGGTTTCCAGTAAACACATGTCTGTTACATTATTCAATCTTGTCCCTGACCAAAAAGGAATAATAAGCCaacgttgccatggaaacaaacattttattgtatACAATAGATACCTTTCAGGCTCAGGGACAGAGCAGACaagcattttatttgacttaaaaaaGTATAAGTGATGCTGATGCATTTGAAGAACCTTGTGTTTACAGTGATTCAATCAAGGTTTGGAACATTTCTATGAATGAAACCTTCCACTTAAACTAAAGCGATAAGAGAGCTAGGACTGATCTTTAAAAAGTAATGGTggtgttatatattttttttcttctgtcaatAAATCTCATGAAAATACTTTATACAAAGAATTGAGCCAACTAGCATAATAAGTAAGGTGTTCATTAAGCGCATATAGCTTAGTCCCATGAATCAGTGAGCCT is a window of Labrus mixtus chromosome 5, fLabMix1.1, whole genome shotgun sequence DNA encoding:
- the rab11fip1a gene encoding rab11 family-interacting protein 1 isoform X2 → MSLADQSQQWFPTSVQVTVHQGRNLRAKGKNGTNDAYAIMQVAKDKFSTSVAEKSVAPVWKEEASFDLPLFHPGNAERCTLHIIVMHRAHVGLDKFLGQAVVNLLDLHDNNSRKKTDWFKLVDKSGKEDKARGEVLLDIIFMRNNMSASMFDLSMQDKPRSRISKLKDKVRGKKKDGFSDSASAIVPSVSQVLTDSEGEPDAQSLNQIPGTKKKSKLKTLFAPKSNLQRNVSQSMSTLGTLPEKNSSLSGSRSSGLNVDSPEGKKKFKFLGHKRSGSSDSKVSQGPFSLLGRNKQSNSDLNNLCINGSHVYTEEESKSGSTLSLNSSGQGSAEDVRNHTSEFSVDALRSAPVPSILIESTDKSMLEQRRHLEEEERRQAEERRIAEAKRLEEEEKYKAAAKRVKEEEEHRLQEVQERKRRFLEDEAKRKKQEQEEELRMREAAEKQKLEEERRKADEQKRQEEASMSDRLSSLFGIIKKKEEKKEEVPQLVKEELPSVPNAYTNHPLSNNSTNPFQDISLSSDPQVGINESPADHLKSNSNPQPPSAMVFHNRNAKVSAVKPRPHPVKPMSSAEKNAFSSSTVKEIKDSTPGTIQVGDAVQSGPYTQLTQEELITLVVKQQTDLSRKDAKIVELEEYIDNLLVRVIDEKPTILQSLNAKPV
- the rab11fip1a gene encoding rab11 family-interacting protein 1 isoform X1, which translates into the protein MSLADQSQQWFPTSVQVTVHQGRNLRAKGKNGTNDAYAIMQVAKDKFSTSVAEKSVAPVWKEEASFDLPLFHPGNAERCTLHIIVMHRAHVGLDKFLGQAVVNLLDLHDNNSRKKTDWFKLVDKSGKEDKARGEVLLDIIFMRNNMSASMFDLSMQDKPRSRISKLKDKVRGKKKDGFSDSASAIVPSVSQVLTDSEGEPDAQSLNQIPGTKKKSKLKTLFAPKSNLQRNVSQSMSTLGTLPEKNSSLSGSRSSGLNVDSPEGKKKFKFLGHKRSGSSDSKVSQGPFSLLGRNKQSNSDLNNLCINGSHVYTEEESKSGSTLSLNSSGQGSAEDVRNHTSEFSVDALRSAPVPSILIESTDKSMLEQRRHLEEEERRQAEERRIAEAKRLEEEEKYKAAAKRVKEEEEHRLQEVQERKRRFLEDEAKRKKQEQEEELRMREAAEKQKLEEERRKADEQKRQEEASMSDRLSSLFGIIKKKEEKKEEVPQLVKEELPSVPNAYTNHPLSNNSTNPFQDISLSSDPQVGINESPADHLKSNSNPQPPSAMVFHNRNAKVSAVKPRSPQSLESEPTDSQFPSQPSPSPATSEPTLSSVPSDSPDTVFNLDSSFNSPNLSESLSGSPCGSTEDWSSVGSSPTMADKKKRAPLPPSHGTQTGGNRLPIRELKNPAYVDVDGLPQGNKLTLPLPDYETLFPQKRHGVQGTTQWDHLIAEVSQKNREPLPELVGPEMSVDGPQEPEFNRRSSHTQESPAMILYQAHETKPVSSKKGAAPAPPKSVALAPPRSVTDSSQRQTQNTSHQPLMKPNQSPVPLSVNIDVSSRESLSSMPRDGARKVLSPSPAALSSTRPTSQIVSDRTPQDDQRQTKASVSKEPPTAKPRQRANDKETVRPEDSAVTPVVPDKNLSSNIETSLNMGRMDRKSGPTKENFAEFDPFPTTELFSKDPWAQPKQSKEVDLFAGGVKKDPKLEDRGITAEDLDNIFRKEKPTDQFAGFNGSDSNRHSENTEKDDPGFLRRNSSRRKQTPSPLSYFDNKTSKSVQEPAKIDNTSTATANGGLSTKDESVTPKLEADVKPPSSRYRGGDAFGADPFTLASSQPLSVVTEEPASQAGGVSRGKAPVKAWVSPSEVQSVNAQNSNGGGLALSARRPHPVKPMSSAEKNAFSSSTVKEIKDSTPGTIQVGDAVQSGPYTQLTQEELITLVVKQQTDLSRKDAKIVELEEYIDNLLVRVIDEKPTILQSLNAKPV